The Virgibacillus siamensis sequence GCCCGCTTTTTTTGATCATCGGGTAAATGCTTCGCAATCACTGCGATGACGAGTGCATTGTCCGCCGATAGTATTCCTTCCAAACCGATTAATATCAATAAAGTCCATGCGTATTCTATCCATATTGTGTCCATTACATTTGACACCTGCCTTCAAATAAAAAATAGGATTGCACTTGTAGTATAAATAAATTTCCGCTTAATATGCAATGACTGTCATCAGGTTGTCCATCAGGTAACAACTAAAAATTGTAATCCAGAAGTATTCCACTCCATATTTCATGGTAATATGAATTTATGAATGGAATCTATATTTAGGGAGGAATTTTTGAAATGGCAATACAAGTGACGCCTTATTTTATGATGGATGGAAATGCCAGAGAAGCCATCCGATTTTACGAACAAACATTGGAAGCAACCGTTCTTTCTGTTCAAACCTATAAAGACGTGATGCCTTCTTGTCCTACCGCAATAGCGGAACAAGTGGCACATGCATTGTTAAAGGTTGGTGATGATGAACTCCTATTTTCGGATACACCCGGACCGCCAATTCAAAAAGGCAATCAATTGATGATGAGTATTTCAACAGACAGCCCGGAGAGGACAAAGCGGATATTTGAAGCATTGAAGAA is a genomic window containing:
- a CDS encoding VOC family protein translates to MAIQVTPYFMMDGNAREAIRFYEQTLEATVLSVQTYKDVMPSCPTAIAEQVAHALLKVGDDELLFSDTPGPPIQKGNQLMMSISTDSPERTKRIFEALKKGGKVNQPLEETPFSPAFGNVTDQFGVTFQLVTEKSS